The following is a genomic window from Variovorax paradoxus.
CCAGCCGTGGTTATTCCCGGGTGATCGACCTTTCCACGCGCAAGACAAGATCGCTGGCCGGCACGCCGAAGCCTTTCGCGACCCGTAGGATCAAGCCGAGGGAAGGCTGTCGTTCGCCGCGCTCGAGCTTGCCGTAATAGGACCGATCGACGTTGGCCAGGACGGCGAACTGGTCCTGCGCAATTCCCTGCCTGAGGCGCTCGGCCCGGATCACGTCCCCGAAAGCAGTGGCCACCGCCGGCTCGAACGAGGTTGAGCGCGGCGCCGGGGCAAGCTTTTTCTTGGGGAGCGAAGACACCCGGTGAGGGTGCCGAATATGCTATCTTTCTGACCACAGCATATATGCCGTTAGGCTGCTTGGAATCCCATCATTTTTCAACGGGCCAAGCGACCGCCTCTGTTCACCGCATAGACCTGGGGGCATAGGAATGAACGATACGCCGCTTCCGATGACGGATCTTGGCCTTCTCGAGCAAGAAATCCTCAGCCAACCGCCCGAGGCTGCACTTCCCGCGAACTTGCCAGACCGCTGGCTCAGGCTGATCGCCCGGGATCTCGAGCTGGCCGATTCGGTTGACACAGACGCCCCCTCGGTTGCGGCCATCAGTGCCGCCGCACCGCTCGCGCTGATCTACAGGATTCTGGACGGCAAGGGTGAGGCAGGGGAGGCGTCGATCCCCGTCGAAGTGCTGCTCGGGTACTTTTTCGACTTCCGGGTGGAAGTGAATTCAGAACTCGTCAGCCGGCTGACGCGAACCCGGTTCGAGCCGGCCACGCTGCAGTCGATATTTTCGAACCGAACGCTGGCGCTCAGGCAAGCCCAAAGACTGGAGGCAGAACCCCTCGAGTCCACCGGCATGCCTGACGGGCGCAACAAGATCGGCACCGCTGCGCGCTAAGCATCATCTGGCTCTTCAGGTCGCTTTTTGCTCAGGGGCTGACTTCGGTTCGTCCGTGGAGCGGCCCTCCAGCGTTTGGCACGGGACAAGGGAATGCACCCCCTTGTGATGGCACAGGCCTCGGGAACTGAGTCCGTGCGCCACTACATGCGTATGCATCCATCACGATCACTCGGGTGTAGTTTGGACTGGAACACTGCCGTTCGTCTTCGCGCGCGAATGCGTCGGACGCATGTCTTTGAATTAACCGGATCGCTGCGCGCACGGGGTCTGCGCCGTGCCAAGAGACAATGGCGCATGCAAGTGATCTTCATCCGTCATGGCGAAAGTACCGGCAATGCCGGCCAGCCGAGTTTCGACCTTTCTAAACTCGAATTGACCCCGACGGGCCATGACCAGGCCGCACGGATGGCCACCGCTTGGGTGCAAACTCCTACGTTGATCGCATTGTCTCCATACTTGCGCACGCGCTTGACGGCGCAGCCCACCATCGACCGCTTCCCGCAGGTGCCTGTCGAGATCCTTCCCATGGCGGAGTTCACTTACCTGGAGCCGAGCCGCTGGAACGGCACCTTGCGCGCGGAGCGGCTACCGCACATCGAGGCTTACTGGCAGACGGCTGATCCGGCGTACCGTGACGGTCCAACCGCAGAAAGTTTCGACACATTGCTTGGCCGCGTCGAGTCGACCTTGGGGTGGCTGCAGAAGCTGCCACCGCAGTCGCTTGTCTATGCCTTCAGCCACGGTCAGTTCATGCAGGCTGTCCGTATTTCGTTGTTGCACCCGGGATGGAGCTCACGGCAGCGAATGGCCCACTTCTGGCCGTTCAACGGCAAGTACCCGATCCTCAATGTCGAACGGCTTGAGATCTGCTACGCGGACGGGTGTTGGACAACGGAACACGTAAGTCAATCATCCATGTAGCTCGAGGTCACACCGTTCCTTGACGTCCTCGCGGGGGCGGCTGCAGCATGGTGGTGAGACGTCAGGGGCGACCGGCCGCGGCGATCGCCGCTCGTCGTTCGTGGTTCGAGAACGTTCAAAAGCTCCATCGGATCGAAGGGCTTGACC
Proteins encoded in this region:
- a CDS encoding helix-turn-helix domain-containing protein, whose translation is MSSLPKKKLAPAPRSTSFEPAVATAFGDVIRAERLRQGIAQDQFAVLANVDRSYYGKLERGERQPSLGLILRVAKGFGVPASDLVLRVERSITRE
- a CDS encoding histidine phosphatase family protein, which codes for MQVIFIRHGESTGNAGQPSFDLSKLELTPTGHDQAARMATAWVQTPTLIALSPYLRTRLTAQPTIDRFPQVPVEILPMAEFTYLEPSRWNGTLRAERLPHIEAYWQTADPAYRDGPTAESFDTLLGRVESTLGWLQKLPPQSLVYAFSHGQFMQAVRISLLHPGWSSRQRMAHFWPFNGKYPILNVERLEICYADGCWTTEHVSQSSM